One window of the Trifolium pratense cultivar HEN17-A07 linkage group LG2, ARS_RC_1.1, whole genome shotgun sequence genome contains the following:
- the LOC123904437 gene encoding glycine-rich cell wall structural protein 2-like, giving the protein MYNNYNDNSYGGSYGGQGKEQRHGQNYSSGELFSSAKVLSEAAQSVYNHEPGKVNKAKVAVAASNILGATGVDENKGFGMYVDKAADYLNKHDSSSGVATRGKSSHSSGGFGGSGGYGNKSGVNDRYGGGYGNNNESEYGSGRSGGGGYGNNNVIGYGGGRSGGGYGVDDRSKSGYGRYDGGYGDGRRLSDGYGAENLSSGGYGYGGRKSSEYRDGNRSSGGYGGRSGGGYGNERYGSGYGNESEELYGGGYGRDGRESRPNYGYNYNN; this is encoded by the coding sequence ATGTACAACAACTACAACGACAACTCTTATGGTGGTTCTTATGGTGGTCAAGGGAAGGAACAACGTCATGGCCAGAACTATTCGAGTGGCGAGCTCTTCTCCTCTGCTAAGGTCTTGTCGGAAGCGGCACAATCCGTTTACAACCATGAACCTGGCAAGGTGAACAAGGCCAAGGTTGCTGTTGCCGCTTCCAATATTTTAGGTGCAACCGGTGTTGATGAGAATAAGGGCTTTGGCATGTACGTTGACAAAGCCGCCGATTATCTCAACAAACATGACTCTTCCTCTGGTGTTGCTACCAGAGGAAAATCTAGTCATTCTAGTGGCGGGTTTGGTGGAAGTGGTGGTTATGGAAATAAGAGTGGTGTTAATGATCGTTATGGTGGCGGCTATGGGAACAATAATGAGAGTGAGTATGGGAGTGGACGTtctggtggtggtggttatggGAATAATAATGTGATTGGATACGGAGGTGGACGTTCTGGTGGTGGTTATGGTGTCGATGACCGTTCTAAGAGTGGGTATGGGCGTTATGATGGTGGGTATGGTGATGGAAGACGTTTGAGTGATGGATATGGGGCAGAAAATCTTTCTAGTGGTGGATATGGTTACGGTGGACGTAAGAGTAGCGAATATAGAGATGGAAATCGGTCTAGTGGTGGCTATGGAGGGCGTTCCGGTGGTGGATATGGTAATGAACGTTATGGAAGTGGTTATGGGAATGAGTCTGAAGAACTTTATGGAGGAGGGTATGGTAGGGATGGTCGAGAAAGTCGCCCCAACTATGGATACAACTACAataattaa
- the LOC123911450 gene encoding uncharacterized protein LOC123911450, giving the protein MWNFASHALTSIRMKRSSTEPILSCAECSDDEVCSNASRDEGLECPICWESFNIVENVPYVLWCGHSLCKNCVLGLQWAVVKFPTQQQIKIPFFITCPWCHLLSFRFIYKGNLKFPRKNFFLLWMVESLNGDRHKSISASVDTQPKFNLSGSQGTSCSLRRPSISHSSGQLGSNNANRVSVGERHYFSLHKSLDFFLHFTSKFPLVIIFLLIAFFVIPCSVVILIIYFLLTIVFAIPSVVVLYFAYPTIQRLVREITS; this is encoded by the coding sequence ATGTGGAATTTCGCATCACATGCCCTTACAAGCATTAGAATGAAAAGAAGCTCCACTGAGCCAATCCTAAGTTGTGCAGAATGCTCAGATGATGAGGTCTGCTCTAATGCTAGCAGAGATGAAGGGCTGGAATGCCCAATATGCTGGGAATCATTCAATATAGTTGAGAATGTGCCTTATGTCTTATGGTGTGGCCACTCCCTATGTAAAAATTGTGTCCTGGGACTTCAGTGGGCAGTGGTGAAATTTCCTACCCAACAACAAATCAAGATTCCATTCTTCATTACTTGTCCATGGTGCCACCTACTATCATTCCGGTTCATCTACAAGGGAAATCTTAAATTTCCTCGCAAGAATTTCTTCCTTCTTTGGATGGTTGAGAGCCTGAATGGTGATAGGCATAAGTCCATTTCTGCTTCTGTCGACACCCAACCTAAGTTCAACCTTTCGGGAAGTCAAGGTACTAGTTGTAGCCTTAGAAGGCCCTCAATTAGTCATAGTTCTGGACAATTGGGATCTAATAATGCTAATCGTGTCAGTGTTGGAGAGAGACACTATTTTTCCCTTCATAAATCTCTGGATTTCTTCCTTCACTTTACATCCAAGTTCCCATTGGTCATCATTTTCCTTCTGATAGCCTTTTTTGTAATTCCCTGCAGTGTTGTTATCTTAATCATTTACTTTCTACTCACTATTGTTTTTGCTATCCCATCAGTCGTCGTATTGTACTTTGCATACCCTACAATCCAAAGATTGGTTAGAGAAATAACTTCATAA
- the LOC123911449 gene encoding uncharacterized protein DDB_G0284459-like isoform X1: MESLWNQMRVQLTGTEENKADIGATRNQKIPIQKTQSFKAEKKRGQNWLQKQLLGKTSRDYDSIEMVHAAAVAAAAFSINLQETSDQKSETPEASLARSKSKVDSTKSSKSLLSSASKRLSGSFRSKDDQGDKVSISSVTEEKKPEKAITAAPSTKKTSTFTGKTTDRTTPKAPPPPPPPPPPPIRKTSKKPGPLRNTTTGSSAEETNADEWERTELDKIKQRFEKLKEIIDSWEDKKRMKAKRKLIKQESELEHRRLKALVKFQNKMKYVNQVADGARYKAEENRKNEELQAKGKAGAIRTTGKLPRNYFCF; this comes from the exons ATGGAGAGTTTATGGAATCAAATGAG GGTGCAACTTACTGGTACAGAGGAGAACAAAGCTGATATTGGTGCCACAAGGAATCAGAAAATACCTATACAGAAAACTCAATCCTTCAAAG CAGAGAAGAAAAGGGGTCAGAATTGGCTCCAAAAACAGCTGTTGGGTAAAACAAGCCGTGATTATGACTCCATAGAAATGGTGCATGCTGCTGCAGTGGCTGCTGCTGCATTCTCAATTAATTTGCAAGAGACCTCTGACCAGAAGAGTGAGACCCCAGAGGCCTCATTGGCCAGGTCCAAAAGCAAGGTGGACAGCACAAAATCTTCGAAGTCCCTACTTAGTAGTGCATCCAAGCGATTATCAG GTTCATTTAGATCTAAAGATGACCAGGGTGACAAGGTGTCAATATCCTCGGTTACAGAAGAAAAGAAGCCGGAAAAGGCCATTACAGCTGCACCGTCAACGAAAAAGACTTCAACTTTCACTGGGAAAACAACTGACAGAACAACACCAAAAGCTCCTCCTCCACCgccgccaccaccaccaccaccaataaGGAAGACTTCAAAGAAACCTGGCCCTCTAAGAAACACTACAACAGGATCAAGTGCTGAGGAGACAAATGCAGATGAATGGGAGAGAACTGAGCTCGACAAGATCAAACAAAG GTTCGAGAAGTTGAAAGAGATAATAGATTCATGGGAAGACAAGAAGAGGATGAAAGCCAAACGCAAGCTAATTAAGCAAGAG AGTGAACTTGAGCATAGAAGGTTGAAAGCTTtggtgaaatttcaaaataagaTGAAGTATGTAAATCAAGTTGCAGACGGAGCAAGATACAAGGCAGAAGAAAACCGAAAGAATGAAGAGCTACAAGCAAAAGGGAAGGCAGGAGCAATTCGAACAACAGGCAAACTGCCACGGAATTATTTCTGCTTCTGA
- the LOC123911449 gene encoding uncharacterized protein DDB_G0284459-like isoform X2: protein MESLWNQMRVQLTGTEENKADIGATRNQKIPIQKTQSFKEKKRGQNWLQKQLLGKTSRDYDSIEMVHAAAVAAAAFSINLQETSDQKSETPEASLARSKSKVDSTKSSKSLLSSASKRLSGSFRSKDDQGDKVSISSVTEEKKPEKAITAAPSTKKTSTFTGKTTDRTTPKAPPPPPPPPPPPIRKTSKKPGPLRNTTTGSSAEETNADEWERTELDKIKQRFEKLKEIIDSWEDKKRMKAKRKLIKQESELEHRRLKALVKFQNKMKYVNQVADGARYKAEENRKNEELQAKGKAGAIRTTGKLPRNYFCF, encoded by the exons ATGGAGAGTTTATGGAATCAAATGAG GGTGCAACTTACTGGTACAGAGGAGAACAAAGCTGATATTGGTGCCACAAGGAATCAGAAAATACCTATACAGAAAACTCAATCCTTCAAAG AGAAGAAAAGGGGTCAGAATTGGCTCCAAAAACAGCTGTTGGGTAAAACAAGCCGTGATTATGACTCCATAGAAATGGTGCATGCTGCTGCAGTGGCTGCTGCTGCATTCTCAATTAATTTGCAAGAGACCTCTGACCAGAAGAGTGAGACCCCAGAGGCCTCATTGGCCAGGTCCAAAAGCAAGGTGGACAGCACAAAATCTTCGAAGTCCCTACTTAGTAGTGCATCCAAGCGATTATCAG GTTCATTTAGATCTAAAGATGACCAGGGTGACAAGGTGTCAATATCCTCGGTTACAGAAGAAAAGAAGCCGGAAAAGGCCATTACAGCTGCACCGTCAACGAAAAAGACTTCAACTTTCACTGGGAAAACAACTGACAGAACAACACCAAAAGCTCCTCCTCCACCgccgccaccaccaccaccaccaataaGGAAGACTTCAAAGAAACCTGGCCCTCTAAGAAACACTACAACAGGATCAAGTGCTGAGGAGACAAATGCAGATGAATGGGAGAGAACTGAGCTCGACAAGATCAAACAAAG GTTCGAGAAGTTGAAAGAGATAATAGATTCATGGGAAGACAAGAAGAGGATGAAAGCCAAACGCAAGCTAATTAAGCAAGAG AGTGAACTTGAGCATAGAAGGTTGAAAGCTTtggtgaaatttcaaaataagaTGAAGTATGTAAATCAAGTTGCAGACGGAGCAAGATACAAGGCAGAAGAAAACCGAAAGAATGAAGAGCTACAAGCAAAAGGGAAGGCAGGAGCAATTCGAACAACAGGCAAACTGCCACGGAATTATTTCTGCTTCTGA
- the LOC123911449 gene encoding uncharacterized protein DDB_G0284459-like isoform X3 has product MESLWNQMRVQLTGTEENKADIGATRNQKIPIQKTQSFKAEKKRGQNWLQKQLLGKTSRDYDSIEMVHAAAVAAAAFSINLQETSDQKSETPEASLARSKSKVDSTKSSKSLLSSASKRLSGSFRSKDDQGDKVSISSVTEEKKPEKAITAAPSTKKTSTFTGKTTDRTTPKAPPPPPPPPPPPIRKTSKKPGPLRNTTTGSSAEETNADEWERTELDKIKQRFEKLKEIIDSWEDKKRMKAKRKLIKQEVADTLY; this is encoded by the exons ATGGAGAGTTTATGGAATCAAATGAG GGTGCAACTTACTGGTACAGAGGAGAACAAAGCTGATATTGGTGCCACAAGGAATCAGAAAATACCTATACAGAAAACTCAATCCTTCAAAG CAGAGAAGAAAAGGGGTCAGAATTGGCTCCAAAAACAGCTGTTGGGTAAAACAAGCCGTGATTATGACTCCATAGAAATGGTGCATGCTGCTGCAGTGGCTGCTGCTGCATTCTCAATTAATTTGCAAGAGACCTCTGACCAGAAGAGTGAGACCCCAGAGGCCTCATTGGCCAGGTCCAAAAGCAAGGTGGACAGCACAAAATCTTCGAAGTCCCTACTTAGTAGTGCATCCAAGCGATTATCAG GTTCATTTAGATCTAAAGATGACCAGGGTGACAAGGTGTCAATATCCTCGGTTACAGAAGAAAAGAAGCCGGAAAAGGCCATTACAGCTGCACCGTCAACGAAAAAGACTTCAACTTTCACTGGGAAAACAACTGACAGAACAACACCAAAAGCTCCTCCTCCACCgccgccaccaccaccaccaccaataaGGAAGACTTCAAAGAAACCTGGCCCTCTAAGAAACACTACAACAGGATCAAGTGCTGAGGAGACAAATGCAGATGAATGGGAGAGAACTGAGCTCGACAAGATCAAACAAAG GTTCGAGAAGTTGAAAGAGATAATAGATTCATGGGAAGACAAGAAGAGGATGAAAGCCAAACGCAAGCTAATTAAGCAAGAGGTTGCAGACACTCTTTATTAG
- the LOC123911452 gene encoding heparanase-like protein 2, with protein sequence MDLKVTLCYILLLLFSISSAEDIKLKLKGVTNIATTDENFICATLDWWPENKCDYNQCPWGKSGILNLDLDNKILSNAIKAFDPLRIRIGGSLQDQIIYQFGPQKNCTQMIKKDDGLFGFSVGCLPQNRWDRVNDFFNKSGVKLTFGLNALIGKKNSKEDKLNYMGNWNPLNAITLMKYTILKGYKIDSYELGNELCSEGVSARIDSVQYAKDITKLRFIINKLYPNVTTRPKVLGPAGFYGKEWFDSFLQNVGHGVVDGVTHHIYNLGAGVDQDLIEKVQDPYFLSQIAQTFKDVSVAVKEFTPWAGAWVGESGGAYNSGGKDVSHTFVNGFWYLDQLGMTSTFNHKVYCRQALIGGNYALLNTTTFIPNPDYYGALLWHRLMGSKVLSVSHEGSPYLRTYAHCSKKGPGITVLIINMSKSTFNFSLVNDMNLYPEDYTTEGSVQTSTSNSMDDKQIREEYHLTPKDGNIQSDVVLLNGTPLKLTESLDIPELKPVMISSSSPIKVGPQSIVFVNVKGFKAPACAAS encoded by the exons ATGGATTTGAAAGTAACTCTCTGTTACATccttcttttattattttcaatatctTCAGCAGAAGATATTAAGCTTAAACTGAAAGGAGTGACAAATATAGCTACTACagatgaaaattttatatgtgCAACTTTAGATTGGTGGCCAGAAAATAAATGTGACTACAATCAATGTCCATGGGGGAAATCTGGCATTCTCAATCTG GACTTAGATAACAAAATTCTATCAAATGCTATAAAAG ctTTTGATCCCTTGAGAATTAGAATAGGAGGATCATTGCAAGATCAGATTATTTATCAATTTGGTCCTCAAAAGAATTGCACCCAAATGATCAAGAAAGATGATGGCTTGTTTGGATTTAGTGTTGGCTGTCTTCCTCAAAATAGATGggatagagtaaatgacttttttAACAAATCTGG AGTGAAACTAACTTTTGGGCTAAATGCCcttattggaaagaaaaattCCAAGGAGGACAAGTTGAACTACATGGGAAATTGGAATCCATTAAATGCCATAACTCTCATGAAGTACACCATTTTAAAAGGATACAAAATAGATTCATATGAATTAG GAAATGAACTATGTTCAGAAGGAGTATCTGCCAGAATAGACAGTGTTCAATATGCTAAAGATATTACTAAATTAagatttataattaataaattatatccAAATGTGACTACAAGACCAAAGGTGTTAGGCCCTGCTGGCTTCTATGGTAAGGAATGGTTTGATAGCTTCTTACAAAATGTAGGACATGGTGTGGTTGATGGAGTCACTCATCACATATACAACCTTGGTGCTG GTGTTGATCAGGATCTTATCGAGAAAGTTCAAGACCCTTATTTTTTGAGTCAAATTGCTCAAACTTTTAAAGATGTCTCGGTAGCTGTCAAAGAATTCACACCATGGGCAGGAGCATGGGTTGGAGAATCTGGTGGAGCTTATAATAGTGGTGGCAAAGATGTGTCACATACTTTTGTTAATGGTTTTTG GTACTTGGATCAACTAGGCATGACATCAACCTTCAACCATAAGGTTTATTGTAGACAAGCTCTTATTGGAGGAAATTATGCTTTGCTTAACACCACAACTTTCATACCAAATCCTGATTATTATGG AGCGCTTTTGTGGCATCGACTAATGGGAAGCAAAGTTCTCTCTGTCTCTCATGAAGGCTCCCCATATTTGCGAACATATGCTCATTGTTCTAAGAAAGGG CCTGGTATTACTGTGTTGATCATAAACATGTCCAAATCAACATTCAATTTTTCACTTGTGAATGACATGAATCTGTATCCAGAGGATTACACAACAGAAGGTAGTGTACAAACAAGTACAAGCAACTCAATGGATGATAAACAAATAAGAGAAGAGTATCATTTGACACCAAAAGATGGAAACATTCAAAGTGATGTTGTCCTTCTGAATGGAACTCCATTGAAGCTAACTGAGTCGCTCGACATTCCAGAACTGAAACCAGTAAtgatttcttcatcttctccaatCAAAGTGGGGCCTCAATCCATTGTGTTTGTGAATGTCAAAGGCTTCAAAGCACCAGCATGTGCTgctagttag